The Lampris incognitus isolate fLamInc1 chromosome 7, fLamInc1.hap2, whole genome shotgun sequence genome window below encodes:
- the si:dkeyp-97b10.3 gene encoding uncharacterized protein si:dkeyp-97b10.3, whose protein sequence is MFLQDSWRFAGPIFNVDTVYKDVSVLKSIQFPHALCLADPENEMTFSVLHIKDNRPVIEPTEDHSGSHVKWRVSSLSPVGPIVRTTQPVERHGVVLVYKELGGSGNNNSYSFRIYLATNNSSDIKDISKEVRISKKRYMKIEKPPTCKLDERTYRLMSNPEGEINPEDLVFTLAVTKLKGYFEAFFEQPPPFKLSLIETDSDQIVWSATIREGDCVNNTEAKEKPRKRTESRKRSSSVSEEELASKRPRSLDESEVMRLTPPPSQDITEKQLLQVARQLGKEWKQVAIFLDLSSKDLDDIQATEKDVTMQKLKMLVEWKSRRQPGKATVGDLWRCLQEMKDLPNEVCQTLRNMMDG, encoded by the exons ATGTTCCTCCAGGACTCCTGGAGGTTTGCTGGACCCATCTTCAATGTGGACACGGTCTACAAGGATGTGTCAGTCCTCAAGTCCATCCAGTTCCCCCACGCCCTCTGCCTGGCAG ACCCGGAAAACGAGATGACCTTCAGCGTCCTGCACATCAAGGACAACCGCCCGGTCATCGAGCCTACGGAGGACCACTCGGGTAGCCACGTTAAGTGGCGTGTGTCCTCTCTGTCACCTGTGGGTCCCATCGTTCGGACAACCCAGCCTGTGGAGCGACACGGGGTAGTCCTGGTCTACAAGGAGCTGGGCGGTAGTGGCAACAACAACAGTTACAGCTTCCGCATCTATCTGGCCACAAACAACTCCTCTGACATCAAG GACATAAGCAAGGAGGTGCGCATCTCTAAGAAGCGTTACATGAAGATAGAGAAGCCCCCTACCTGCAAGCTGGACGAGAGGACATACCGCCTTATGAGTAACCCAGAGGGGGAGATCAAccctgag GACTTGGTATTTACCCTTGCTGTAACTAAGCTCAAAGGCTACTTTGAGGCCTTCTTTGAGCAGCCCCCTCCCTTCAAATTGTCTCTCATAGAGACGGACTCGGACCAGATTGTATGGTCTGCCACAATCAGAGAAG GTGATTGTGTGAACAACACAGAAGCGAAAGAAAAGCCAAGGAAAAGGACAGAAA GCAGAAAGAGGAGCAGCAGTGTCTCGGAGGAGGAACTGGCCAGTAAGAGACCTCGATCGCTAGATGAGTCAG AAGTCATGCGATTGACGCCACCGCCGAGCCAGGACATCACAGAGAAGCAGCTCCTTCAGGTGGCCAGACAGCTGGGGAAGGAGTGGAAGCAGGTGGCCATTTTTCTCGACCTGAGCTCCAAAGACCTGGATGATATCCAGGCGACAGAGAAGGACGTGACCATGCAGAAGCTGAAGATGCTGGTTGAGTGGAAGAGCCGGAGGCAGCCAGGAAAGGCCACCGTGGGTGACCTCTGGAGGTGTCTGCAGGAAATGAAAGACCTGCCTAATGAAGTTTGTCAGACACTAAGAA ACATGATGGACGGATGA